One window from the genome of Dehalococcoidales bacterium encodes:
- a CDS encoding ATP-binding protein: LDAYFDIATAPIVSASGEITSSIHIARNVTARKRAEERIAFQAHLLDAVEDVIITTDVRGRIIFWGRGAVKLLGWQPEDVIRQRAIDLLVPEDLAPEAHAIGELLRSGKGWSGEFTARRRDGTLVPFLVQSSPVVDADGKLMGMIAVGKDITEIKKAERIKDEFIGLVSHELRTPLTVIGGSLRLVLSAGISPEDAHELLQNAVESTESLAAILENMLEMSRYQADRLQLSVEPVSIPDVLPDVVDKLKAQGVSQSFLIDFPGDLPAVEADPMRVERILYNLMENAAKHSPAHSEIRICGRMEGDFVVTGVTDRGKGISPDDQKMLFQPFEQLKRGARSTEGIGLGLVVCKRLVEAQGGWIKVDSDVGRGSTFSFALPVCRTKA, encoded by the coding sequence CTGGACGCTTATTTTGATATTGCCACGGCGCCCATCGTCAGCGCCAGCGGTGAGATAACCAGCTCGATACACATCGCCCGGAACGTCACTGCGCGGAAGAGGGCGGAGGAACGGATAGCTTTTCAGGCCCACCTGCTGGACGCCGTCGAGGATGTCATTATCACCACCGATGTCAGGGGGAGGATTATCTTCTGGGGGAGAGGGGCGGTCAAGCTGCTCGGCTGGCAGCCGGAGGACGTAATTAGACAAAGGGCCATAGACTTGTTAGTCCCTGAAGATCTCGCTCCGGAAGCGCACGCAATTGGAGAACTGCTGAGAAGCGGAAAAGGCTGGTCAGGGGAGTTCACCGCCCGGCGCCGGGACGGTACCCTGGTTCCCTTTCTTGTCCAGAGCTCCCCGGTGGTAGATGCGGACGGCAAGCTGATGGGCATGATTGCCGTCGGCAAGGACATCACTGAAATCAAGAAAGCGGAGCGGATTAAGGACGAGTTCATCGGGCTGGTCTCACATGAATTGCGTACGCCGCTCACCGTAATCGGCGGTTCGCTGCGGCTGGTATTATCGGCGGGAATATCCCCTGAAGACGCTCATGAGCTTCTCCAGAATGCGGTTGAGAGTACGGAGTCGTTAGCCGCCATCCTGGAGAACATGCTGGAGATGTCAAGATACCAGGCGGACCGGCTCCAGCTTAGCGTGGAACCGGTCAGTATCCCTGATGTGTTACCGGACGTTGTTGATAAGCTGAAGGCGCAGGGCGTGAGCCAGAGTTTCCTGATTGACTTCCCCGGTGATTTACCGGCCGTCGAGGCTGACCCGATGAGGGTGGAAAGGATACTCTACAATCTGATGGAAAACGCCGCCAAACATTCTCCGGCGCACAGTGAAATAAGGATCTGCGGCCGGATGGAGGGGGATTTTGTCGTCACCGGGGTTACTGACCGGGGAAAAGGTATCTCCCCGGATGACCAGAAGATGCTGTTCCAACCCTTTGAACAGCTCAAAAGAGGAGCGCGCTCGACCGAGGGGATCGGCCTCGGGCTGGTAGTCTGCAAGCGTCTGGTGGAAGCGCAGGGCGGGTGGATTAAGGTGGACTCGGATGTGGGGCG